TGGGGACGTTGTAATATCGGTAAACTCAATGCAGACTTTACCGCACTAGTGCCCTTCCCCAATGGATCATTGGTGCAGGAGATCACACCCAAAGGATATGTAGAAGGTCCTACCGCTTTTATTCGAAAAGGAACATACTATCTCATGTGGTCTGAAGGTGGATGGACAAATGGCACCTACAAAGTAGCCTATGCCAAATCTAATTCCATCTTTGGTCCCTTTGAAAGAGAAGCTACGATACTAGAAGCCGATAGCAGCATTGCCACCGGCGCCGGACATCATTCTGTACTCAATATTCCCGGAACCGATGAATGGTACATCGTATATCATCGCAGACCCATTCCCAATTTGGATAGAGATCATCGGGTAACTTGTATCGATCGATTGTACTTCAATGAAGATGGAAGTATTCGCCGTGTGAAGATGACGTTTGAAGGAGTCAGAAGGCGGATAGATTAATAGCACATTCAACTACCCTGTCATCCTGAGCGCAGCAAAGGATGGGCGCAGCGAAGGATGAACGAAGCAAGGATCTCTAATATAAAAGTGTCTCGAAAAGTCACCCCGACGAAGGAGGGGTCTCACACCGCTAACAGGCATGTTTAAATCAAAACAATTCGCAAACACGCCAGAGGTGAGAGAGGACTCTGCGGAAAAAAAATACAATTAAGCATCTAAACATCAAAAGCATACATTCAACACACCAAACACGTCATTAGTAGACTTTACAATTCAACACGGTCTTATACAATCACTTAAATTTCATAAAAACAATTCATTACAGTGTAACAATTATCAAGAGAAGTCGATTAGATAATAATGTCTAATCAAAATTTTAATGATGCCTATTCAACTTAAAAAGCAACGAAAGAGAAATAAAAACCGTGTTTTATTATTTGCCCTTTTTGTGTCCTTCTTCTGTTCAAATATTTCTTCAATTGCGCAACAATCACCTCATATAACTGGCGATGTGCTCATCTCAACTAAAACAGGACAACTAACATGTAACCTCACTATATCCCAATTACCAGATATTAAACATCAATATGAAATTCTGCTCAACAAAGGCATGAATATTAAATTCTTCAAAGACAGCACAGGCAAAGTATTAACTTACTCCGGTTGGTACGATGGCAAAATGAGACGTGATGGTCAAATCTACAAACTGGGAATGTATGCAGACACCTTACCGTTACCATCAAAATTTTATGTCTCCTACACAGGAGGGTTTCCAGTATACACAGACACATTGCATTCATTTGATTTCAAAGGGTTAATTGCCTTTAATGGAAAAACTTTAAGAGCAGCAGAACAATCACTTTGGTATCCTGTAATCTATGACAAAATCAATGATAGAATGCTTGCTAATGTAACCTATGATTTACATGTTAAATGTACAGATTGTTCAAATATTTTTATGAATGGATCAGACCCGGTCACTTCGAATACCGCACAGGTTAGTTCATCTATCCCAACACCTCTTTTATTATTTATTGGTGATTATTCAGTAAAAAAAGAGAGTGGATTAACACTTCTCAATACCAACATTTCAAGTGCCGAACAAAAAGTTTTTACAAGTATTATAAAATCAATACAGGAATTTTATGTTAAGAAACTAAACTTACCATATACGCAAAATCTTGTTTTCCTAGAACACCAACCTATTAAACCCATGCATCCGAAGGCAACATGGGGTTTTGTAACATACCCAACTTTTGCAATTGCAGGCAAAGGTTTCAATAGTCAAATTGATACTAAAACAAACAGATTTAATGACACAGCAACGCACAAGTTATATGCGCATGAACTAGCTCACTATTATTTCGGAACTGTTCTAATGCCTAATGATAATTTATTTTGGTTTTTCTCCGAATCACTAGCAGAATATATGTCATTTAAAGCAACAGAACATTTTTATGGAAACTCCTATCGAAGAGCATATATGAAAATACCAGAAGAAACTTTTGCAAATTCGAGAGTGATCCCACTAAATAAGATCACTCATCCTGAACAAATATCAGCATTCTATAGATATACATATGCCCCATTTTTGATTGTTGGTCTTGAAAAGATCGTTGGTATTAATAAAATATATTCGTTCTTACAAGTAATACTCAATGAAAGAAATACAAAGACAGATTACGAATATTTCAAACAATGCGCATTAAAATCAGGCATCAGCAATGCAGAGTGGACTCAATTCGAAGAAGAGTTTATCAATGTAACCAACTGTAAAGATATTGTAATGAAATTACGTTATGATAAATGAAATAATCATCACTTTAACTTCAAAAGGATATAAGCGTATAATATATAGGTGCTGCTATAAAGAACCACCAAGATAACTTATTGAAATTCTTAGCGCATCTTTTAAGAGATAAATAAATGACAGATCGCAGATGACAATTGTCGGATGTCTGATGATTGGACCAACCCCGTCATCCTGAGCGCAGCGAAGGATGAGCAAAGCGAAGGATAGAACGCAGATTTTTATGATGGGTTATGATTTTTATTATCGATCATAATCAATCATAAAAATCTGCGTACTATCCTACTAGATACCTAACACAAAACTCACCACCTCCGCCACCAACGCTTCACTCACCGGTAAAGAAGGATTACTATACGAGGCGATATTCTCTGCTTGTCCTCCTTCTACGATCTTCAATACGTGATTCATTTTTTGAATCACTACTTTCTTAGCGTTGGGTTTTGCCACTGCCAATGCATCCGCATCTGCAGTGGTGATCTGCAGATCATGGGTGCCTTGCACGATCAATACCGGGATATTCAGTTTTGTAATTTCTTTGATAGGATCATATTGAAACCAGGAGATCATATAAGGCTGTACACTGGGACGAAACAAAGAGAACAACATAGGCGATACATCAGTCACTGTTTTCCCCTGCACCAGACTATCGATGATACGATAAGAAGGATCTTTCACCATTGCAGGCTGTGTAGCCAATTGGTCTTTAAGAATACGATCTGCAGCTTTACCCGCACCGGCGATCGAAACAAATCCATCCGCTCTCCCATTGGCTGCAACCATACCGATCAATGAACCTTCACTATGACCGGCAACAATCACTTTTGAAAAACGGGAATCTTTTTTCAGCAGCTCGATCCATGCAATGGCATCTTGTATATAATCATCAAAGCGAAGATCAGCTTCTTTTTTTCCGGCTGATGCACTGGCAGCAATCCCTCTTTTATCAAAACGAACACTGGCAATTCCTTTTGCAGCCAATCCCTGCGCCAACATGTGCAGACTTTCATTCTTCATCATCGGGTTATTGCCATTGCGGTCTGTTGGCCCGGAGCCGGCAATGATGAGCACCACAGGTACTTTTGAGGAAGCACCGGGCATGAGTAAGGTACCCATGATGTTGCCTGTTGGTGTGGTGAGGTTGAAAGGAGTGGATGTTGTATCGGTGTTCGGAGTTGCTTTAATAGACGTAAAGACAATTAGCGACAGTAAAAACAAGTATGCCTTTTTCATAAGGTTCATTTAAGATGAATAAAGATCGGTATTTTCCCAGCATCGGCTTCATGAAAGAAGGATGGAACACAGATTTTGATGATTCTCATGATTGTTCATGATCTATTCCGACGATCATAAAAAACTTTTGGAAAGTTTCGAAACTTTCCAAAAGTTCATTCGCACTTTGATGTAGCATTTCTAAACGTACTACTAAACACAATCACTCTGGGTGTGTAACACGCAACGTCCCCTCGTACCTCGGAGACATTGCGAAGAAAGAATCAGTCATTTTTCAGTCGTCGACTTTCATAAAAATTATCTGTATAAGAGAAGTGAATATTGTGTTCAGAAATTCCATCATTCAGGTCCCTTATTTTTTGCTTTATGTGTTCTTCTGTTTTTGTTTCGAAATCATAGTCGCTCAGAATTATCAATTTATTATATTGGTCTTTAAGCCACTTGTATTTTTCGAACACTTCTACATTTTCAAAACTTACATCAAGTCCATTAATTATAACCTTACGAACTTTCCTTAACGATTCAGCTAGTAATTCAGGAGTGATTTCAGTCCAACTTTCAATCACCTGATAATATATTAATTGGTGAAAGCCAACACAACCGTCCTCAAATCTATCTAAGTACTGGTGGTATGGATACCGACTTCTCTTTGTTTCTAATGGATAGTTTAATTCCTTCAATAATTTGTCAGAAAGTATAATTCTTGGATATTTTGCACTTCTTGTTTCTAGCATGAAAGCGTCTATTAATCCTTGTCCGAATACAGTCCCGTTGTCAATATGAATGATATTTCCAATTGTTAGTCCTCCACGAAAAAGAATGCCTTTTTCCAATAACACTGTCCCAATGTATGCCAGATTTACAATTAACGTTGAAGCCATTTCATTAATGTTCGAGTCAACACTAACAGAAACAACGATACTGTCCGAAAAGGAAGTTATATTTGTCTTTCCACGAAGGTCAAAATTGCTTACACCTTTCTTTTGAGCATCTTCTTCAATTTCCAAAAACTTTAAATCCCACTTTTCTGTCTTTTCCCAGTCCTTCAAATATTCAAGTACCAAATAGATTAACTCAATTTTGGAAGAGTCTGTCTCGGATTGCTTGACAATATCTTTGAAACCAAGAATGTCAATAAAAGCAATTAGTCTTCGTTCGTATTTTAAACCTTTTTTTGTCAAGTTGTCTATAGTTAGTTTGGTGAACTCTTTAGCATTTTGCATAACGTTCTGGGCTTGGCGATGTTGAGGCAACAGCGTTTCGTAACGCTTGAACTAAAATTAAATATACTTACTAATGTTGATTGTGATTACAAAAGCTGAAAAGCGTTCTGTCGAGTTGGTGACGACAGGAAAATAATATTACAAAAGTTTAAGTTTATTCCGTCCCCCCAATATTGCCAAACCTTTTGTTAGCTACGGTTTTATTTGTTTTTAAATGCTTTATTAAGTTTAGCTGTTAACTTGTAGAATTGACCGTAATATTCCTCACCCGGCTGTGCATTTTGTTTAAACTCATCTAGATAAAGCTTTTTAAGTCTATCTTTTGCACTCTCAGCTTCTTCTTTATTATCAGATTGAGATTGTTGAACTAATTCAGTATTTGCTGACCAAACTTTGTTAAAAATATTGCCTGGTAACAGCCCTTCAATTGCTCTTTTTCCACCACTATCAATTCCCACCTTAAAGAAATCTTTTTCGTCTTGTAATCTTAGAGACTCCAAACTTTTCCTAACATGCCTGAAAGCGTCCAAGTCAAATGTTATTACAAGTTTATTATACTTTTCTATTAAAAACTTTAGCATTACTGTACTATTCAAAGTGCCAAATCCTCCGTAAGAATAAATCTCTCCATCAAAATCCAACTTATGTTTTCCATGACGTTCATCTTTAAGTAACTCAAGATATTCTTTGTCTGTTTCACCTTCAACCAAAAGAATAGAGTTAGATGTACTAAAGAAAACACTTCTGATATTGTCAAACTCAGGACTGTCAATTCCTAAAGCTAATGCAAATGGTTTTTTCCAGTCCTTACCAGTAGTTTCAACTTTAATTGTAGCTCTTGGTTTCTTTTTATCAAATTGACGATCTAATAAAATATTTGCAGTCGGGTCATCTAAATTTGAAAGAATAAATGGGCTGTGTGTTGTAGTGATTATTTGAATTTTAAATTCAGTAGCCAAGTCTTGAAGAAGTTTGCCAAATTCTGCTTGCGCTGATGGATGAAGGAAGCTTTCTGGCTCTTCAATTAAAACAATTGGAGCTATTTTTCTTGAGCTTTCAGAAGTCTCAAGAAACTTTTTTGCATTAAACAGGCTTTTTAAGATGAGTGTTCTATTTTTTGTACCGCTACCCCAATTATCTAGGGGTATATCAAAGTCTTTTTCGCCCAAGGAGATTTCGTAAGGAACCTTCTCAAAACTAAAACCAGGAACAGTAAGATTTATATCATATTTTTCACTAAGTCTTCCTAAAAGATCTGTCAAGTCTTTCTTATGACGGTCAGAGATTTTCTTGAATTCTTTTTGCAGAATTTCTCTTTTACTTTTTACTGAAATTCTTTCGTTTTCTGTGAAATCGTCAAACCATCCATGATAGGGACTGTATCTTCTTGCGACTTCGGTTGAGTTATGAAATATTAAGGCTTTTGATGTTCTGATTTTTGAAAGTACTTCTCGAGAACCAAAATCATCCAAGATATCTTCATCGAACTGGACGCCAATTTCTGGATTGCTTTTATCTTGGTGAAACTTGATAGAAATTTGAAGTATGTAATGATCTTTTTCTTCGACAATTTCACCCTCGTTCTTCTTCAAGAACTTTTCAATGAATTTTATAAGACCAGTATCTAAACTCTTGTCTAAACTTAAGTATAAACAAAATGAAATAGGGTCAATTTTCTCAGCCTTCCATTTAGTAAAATCAGTCTTATGAGTTACTTCAAAGTCAGAGCTATAGTCAAATGGGTCAGAACTTTCTGAACCTAAAATTGTCCGTATTGCTTGGATTAGACTAGACTTCCCTGCGTTATTTTTTCCACAAATAGCTGTGTAATAGGTGTTGATAGGAATATCAATATTCTCAAGCGTTTTATAGTTCAAAATACAAATTCTGTCAATCTTCATAATATTATGTGTGTTGTTATTGTTGTTAAAATCGCAGCTAACTAATTAATATACGCACCTCTAAAACTCTTGACCAATTTCACAATCTGAATTAAAGTTTAATGAATCAGTATGTTATAAAATATACAACCCTACTACCCTGCTTCGTAAATACAACCTCACTGCCTCACAAACCACTCCAATCTCCCACACTCTTCACAAGCGAAGCAGTTTGCAGCACGGTCTGCCCAATCAAAACCAAAAAAGGTACTGATAGAGCTGTTGAGTAACACTTTTTTGGTCCAAAAACGGTCATGATTGCAATGCGGACATACCAGGTTTTTGCCATGCACTACAATAGATTGCGCTTCCTGTTGTTTGAATAGTTTCATACACAAGTATTGAAATCAACAATGCAATTTTCTCTATGGGGAGGGAAAAAAAGATGGGGAATACTAATATAGTTCTTTTTTGATATGTTGGTCTACTTTCTTCGAAAAAATTTCGAAACTGCTAAGAATATCAGTGTACCATCCTTCGCTACGCTCAGGATGAAGGGGACTCAATTAGAGATCCGATAGCTGCCATCCAACAATTACTGGCACTTAAAAAAAATCAAAACGCATTTAAAACCCATAGAGCCGCTGTATTTTCAAAAACACAGCAACCCTCAAAAACGAAAAGATCCTCGATTTTTATTCGATAAAACTACCCTTGGCTTTATACATGCAGGCATCTTTTCTTAGCGATATAGTACACTTCACCCAATGATACCCAACCCATACAAAGGGGATACCCAGGGGATACGGAGGGGATACCGTATACATACGGTATTGTAGTCCTTATCTCTTTTAGCAATTTTAGCAAAATGCAAAATCAACGAATATTCTTAGCCTTTGCTCGCAGATCAACATCATCATCATCAAAAATCTGGGTTTCATCCTTCCTATGACTAAAAAATCAAAACGCATTTAAAGCCCCATTCCCCCCAATTACCCATAACCTAGTACCTAGTACCTAGTACCCAGCACCTAACACCTTATCATTTCACTATGCTTTCACTATGGTTTCCCTATGAAATCACTATCATTCTCTTATGGTTCTCTTATGACGCTCGTAACCCCCTCGTATCTTTTCCTTAGGATGCTCGTAGTAGTGTCAGGGAGTAGTCAGTACCTTGTCAGGCACCTGTCTTAGCATCACCTCGACGTAAGGTGTCCGCAGGATGCCGATCAAAGCATCGGTAGGGCTCTCACCTACAACAGGTTTGCCAAAAACAAAACGATGAACATACACCCCAGCGGTGGGAGATGCCTCCTTACGTCGGCATGACACACCTAATACCTAATACCTAGTACCTAGCACCCAGCACCCACTACCACCATATCCTTTTATTCCTTAATTTCCTATTGAAATAACCCCATGACCATCAACCCTGAGATATTTCCTGCTATTCTTGACAGCATCCAAGAGAACATGGTACTGCTGGATAAGGATTTTCGTGTGCTGTATTGCAATAACGAAATGACCCGATCTCTATTTTCTTTTTTTGGCAGAACCATTCAACCGGGTGATGATTACAGGGCTTTTGTGGTTCCTCAAAGTATGGAACTCTTCACCGCATCCTATACCAGGGCATTGAATGGAGAAACCATTGAAGTAGAACATGAGACCACCAATGAAACCTTCTCGAATTGGTACCGCTACAAAGTGAATCCCGTATATGATACACAGCAGTCTTGTATCGGAGTGCTGTTAGCAGCAAGAGATATCAATACCCAAAAGAAAACGGAGATCAAGCTTAAAAAGGCGAACCATAAATTATTACTGCTCCATAAGATCAACACCATCGTCAATGAAGAGAATACGATAGGTAGCATGCTGAGAAAAGTTTGTACCTCCATCGTTGAAGATGGAGAATATAAACTGGCATGGATCGGTCAAGAACCGGACAGTCATCATCCCGATCAAACAATTCATCCCCAATATGCTTTTGGAGAATTACGATACTTACAAGAGATCAGTATCTCCATGGCAAATGAACAACAACAGCGTGGCCCTACCATTACCTGTTTGAGAACAGGCAAAACAGTGGTGACCAATAATGTTACCATATCCGATTACTTTCAACCCTGGCTTGCCATTGCATCCAAACATGGTATCTGTTCATCATTGGTATTGCCATTGCTCATCAATGATAAAAGAGCGTGTCTGAATATTTATTCGCATGATATCAATGCTTTTGATGAAGCAGAAGTAGAGATCCTGGAACAGATCGTAAAAACCATTACCAAATCGATCATCAGTATCAATCATCGATTGGAAAAAGACAAAGCACTCTATGATTTGAATGAGCGAGTGAAAGAAATGCGCACTTTACATGATTTTGAATTGGTTCTGAAAAATGATTCCCTGACGATCGATGAAGTACTGGAAAAGCTGGCGGCCCTATTGCCGAAAGGCTGGCAATATGATACGATCTGTCATGCTTGCGTTCGTTTTGATGGAGCAGAATACAAGTCTCCAAATTATCGCCATTCTCAGAATAGAATAGAAGAAACTTTTACAACCCTCAATCAAAAAAAAGGAAGTATTGAGATCTGTTACGACAGTACCCAAAGCATTCCCTTTTTGGCAGAGGAAATTCAGCTGCTTCGTACGATCGCCGATCTCTTAACGGTGCATTACAATAAAAACTACATTTTTAATACCCTTAAGAAGACACAAGCCAACTTGTTAACGGTGTTCAACAATACAGATATCGGATACTCATTGGTAGACAACGATCTTTCCATCCTTGAATTCAACAAAGCCATTGCCAATGGATATAAAAGACTTACGGGTTTTGATCTGAAGAAAGGACTTAACTGGAATGAGTTGCTGATCTACAATAAAAAACTCAGACTGGAAGATGTGATCAATCGTGTCAGAGCAGAAAAAAGATCTGTGATCTATGAATCGGAATATGAGCATCAAGGAAGCAAAGAGTATTTCACTGTCAACATCTCCCCTGTTCTTGAAGAAAATACCATCATCGGTTTTATCATAGCAGCCATTGATATCACAGATAAAAAATTGAATGAATTAGAGCGTCATAAATTGATCACGGATCTCATGCAGCGCAACCGTGATCTGGAACAGTTCGCTTATATCGTATCACATAATTTACGAGCGCCTGTTACAAATATTTTGGGGTTGACCTATTTATTCAAATCTGACCGGTTCAATGCTTCTTCTTTACCAAGGGTAATAGACGGGTTGATCGATTCCGCAAAAAAACTCGATGATGTGATCATTGACCTGGATGAAACCCTTAGGATCAGAAGACAGATCACAGATAAATTTGAGTGGATCTTATTTGAAGACATCATCAGAGATATCCTGAAAGTAAAAGAAGCGATCATACAAGAGAAAAAAGTCATGTTCTCAGCAGACTTCAGTCAGGTAGACAGAATCTATAGTGTACGACCTTATTTGCTGAACATCTTTACACAAATCATTCGAAACAGTATCAAATTCAGCAGACCCAATGTTCAACCTGAAATTCGCATATGGACAGAAAAAAGAGATCAGACGATCGTGATCCACTGTATCGATAACGGAGAAGGCATTGATACCGATCGTTATCAGGATCAGCTTTTTGGTTTGTATAAAAGATTCAATCTGCAATCCGAAGGAAGAGGTGTTGGATTATTTATGGTGAAGAACCAGGTAGAGACTTTGAATGGAACGATCGAATTAAAAAGCCGTGTAGGCGAAGGCACGCACATTATCATTTGTTTCCCCATCATACAACCCTAATCAAATGAAATGTTCTAAAGTCATTTTAATTGATGATGATAATATCACCAATTTTCTGAATAGTGAGATATTATCATTTTTTGATGCCAGTTTAACGATCGTACCTTTTTCGGATCCTGAAAAGGCAATCGGATATTTGCTCTCAGATCACATCGATAACGCTGATGACAAAACATTGATCTTACTGGATATCAATATGCCTTTGATCTCAGGATGGGATCTCATACAGAAAATAGAAAACACAAAACCCGAAGTCTTCTCGCATGTTCATATTCATTTACTCACTTCGAGTATTGATGAGAATGATAAGAAAAGAGCAGAAGAAAATCCACATATTATATCAATACTGCACAAACCTTTGGATGAGGAATTGTTGCAGGTCATTTTTAATAGCTAGGGATCCTAAGAATAGCCCCCCCCCGTCACCTCGACGTAAGGAGTCCGCAGGATGCCGATCGAAGCATCGGTAAGGTCTCACACATGCAACAATTATGCGTAAAACAAAACAATGAACATACACCCCAGCGGTGAGAGATGCCTCCTGACGTCGGCATGACCCTTGTCACCCTGAGCGCAGCGAAGGGCACCTCGACGAAGGAGAGGTCTCACACCTGCAACAATTATGCGT
Above is a genomic segment from Sediminibacterium sp. KACHI17 containing:
- a CDS encoding M1 family aminopeptidase yields the protein MPIQLKKQRKRNKNRVLLFALFVSFFCSNISSIAQQSPHITGDVLISTKTGQLTCNLTISQLPDIKHQYEILLNKGMNIKFFKDSTGKVLTYSGWYDGKMRRDGQIYKLGMYADTLPLPSKFYVSYTGGFPVYTDTLHSFDFKGLIAFNGKTLRAAEQSLWYPVIYDKINDRMLANVTYDLHVKCTDCSNIFMNGSDPVTSNTAQVSSSIPTPLLLFIGDYSVKKESGLTLLNTNISSAEQKVFTSIIKSIQEFYVKKLNLPYTQNLVFLEHQPIKPMHPKATWGFVTYPTFAIAGKGFNSQIDTKTNRFNDTATHKLYAHELAHYYFGTVLMPNDNLFWFFSESLAEYMSFKATEHFYGNSYRRAYMKIPEETFANSRVIPLNKITHPEQISAFYRYTYAPFLIVGLEKIVGINKIYSFLQVILNERNTKTDYEYFKQCALKSGISNAEWTQFEEEFINVTNCKDIVMKLRYDK
- a CDS encoding alpha/beta hydrolase, with the translated sequence MKKAYLFLLSLIVFTSIKATPNTDTTSTPFNLTTPTGNIMGTLLMPGASSKVPVVLIIAGSGPTDRNGNNPMMKNESLHMLAQGLAAKGIASVRFDKRGIAASASAGKKEADLRFDDYIQDAIAWIELLKKDSRFSKVIVAGHSEGSLIGMVAANGRADGFVSIAGAGKAADRILKDQLATQPAMVKDPSYRIIDSLVQGKTVTDVSPMLFSLFRPSVQPYMISWFQYDPIKEITKLNIPVLIVQGTHDLQITTADADALAVAKPNAKKVVIQKMNHVLKIVEGGQAENIASYSNPSLPVSEALVAEVVSFVLGI
- a CDS encoding AAA family ATPase; translated protein: MKIDRICILNYKTLENIDIPINTYYTAICGKNNAGKSSLIQAIRTILGSESSDPFDYSSDFEVTHKTDFTKWKAEKIDPISFCLYLSLDKSLDTGLIKFIEKFLKKNEGEIVEEKDHYILQISIKFHQDKSNPEIGVQFDEDILDDFGSREVLSKIRTSKALIFHNSTEVARRYSPYHGWFDDFTENERISVKSKREILQKEFKKISDRHKKDLTDLLGRLSEKYDINLTVPGFSFEKVPYEISLGEKDFDIPLDNWGSGTKNRTLILKSLFNAKKFLETSESSRKIAPIVLIEEPESFLHPSAQAEFGKLLQDLATEFKIQIITTTHSPFILSNLDDPTANILLDRQFDKKKPRATIKVETTGKDWKKPFALALGIDSPEFDNIRSVFFSTSNSILLVEGETDKEYLELLKDERHGKHKLDFDGEIYSYGGFGTLNSTVMLKFLIEKYNKLVITFDLDAFRHVRKSLESLRLQDEKDFFKVGIDSGGKRAIEGLLPGNIFNKVWSANTELVQQSQSDNKEEAESAKDRLKKLYLDEFKQNAQPGEEYYGQFYKLTAKLNKAFKNK
- a CDS encoding PAS domain-containing protein, yielding MTINPEIFPAILDSIQENMVLLDKDFRVLYCNNEMTRSLFSFFGRTIQPGDDYRAFVVPQSMELFTASYTRALNGETIEVEHETTNETFSNWYRYKVNPVYDTQQSCIGVLLAARDINTQKKTEIKLKKANHKLLLLHKINTIVNEENTIGSMLRKVCTSIVEDGEYKLAWIGQEPDSHHPDQTIHPQYAFGELRYLQEISISMANEQQQRGPTITCLRTGKTVVTNNVTISDYFQPWLAIASKHGICSSLVLPLLINDKRACLNIYSHDINAFDEAEVEILEQIVKTITKSIISINHRLEKDKALYDLNERVKEMRTLHDFELVLKNDSLTIDEVLEKLAALLPKGWQYDTICHACVRFDGAEYKSPNYRHSQNRIEETFTTLNQKKGSIEICYDSTQSIPFLAEEIQLLRTIADLLTVHYNKNYIFNTLKKTQANLLTVFNNTDIGYSLVDNDLSILEFNKAIANGYKRLTGFDLKKGLNWNELLIYNKKLRLEDVINRVRAEKRSVIYESEYEHQGSKEYFTVNISPVLEENTIIGFIIAAIDITDKKLNELERHKLITDLMQRNRDLEQFAYIVSHNLRAPVTNILGLTYLFKSDRFNASSLPRVIDGLIDSAKKLDDVIIDLDETLRIRRQITDKFEWILFEDIIRDILKVKEAIIQEKKVMFSADFSQVDRIYSVRPYLLNIFTQIIRNSIKFSRPNVQPEIRIWTEKRDQTIVIHCIDNGEGIDTDRYQDQLFGLYKRFNLQSEGRGVGLFMVKNQVETLNGTIELKSRVGEGTHIIICFPIIQP
- a CDS encoding response regulator, whose product is MKCSKVILIDDDNITNFLNSEILSFFDASLTIVPFSDPEKAIGYLLSDHIDNADDKTLILLDINMPLISGWDLIQKIENTKPEVFSHVHIHLLTSSIDENDKKRAEENPHIISILHKPLDEELLQVIFNS